gaaaaaatgctggagaatttaacaacaataaacgtttcaacaagagtaTGGAAATGGCTAGCCGAGAAATTTCTACGCTATACAccttttgaatgaatttctatacaatcctaacctctttatataggaaatggctaaccggaatttttttatatatatatagcgcccaaaaagtgggcactatacgcttttgaattattgaagtcatgaattattggtggggccaggaaaaAGGTGTATAACGCCCAAATGCTAGACGCTATACATAAAGTTTTATGTATAACGtccagtatttgggcgctatacctGTTAGTGTCAGCTTTCTactgggcgctatacattaacggcacagttaacgttaatgtatagcgcccagtatttgggcgctatatataaaaatgtcattTTTTTTTACACCTATTAAGGTGTTActtgtccaaaagaaccacattttggttccggatacATGCCCCAATAATTTTGAATTTCGGATCGGGTTAAAATTATGCAACTCTGAATCCGATCCGAATATCcaaaattttaatatatataatccaaaatcttatccaaatatccgaaatccgaaattgagCGGATcaattcggatttcggatatccgatccaaatgcacaaCCCTAAGCTATATGAGAAATCTAGCATATGTACTCTTTGCAGTCAATTTATCTGTGGAAATTGGTTTACCTAAGAAGTTTGCAGTCCTTCCTAGGTTTTCTTCTGTCCAGTAATCAAAGGGAGGCCAGGGAGATCACCCAAATGGGGATAACACGCTTTGGTTCATTCTGAATTTGAAATTCCGGCTCCTAGTCTATCAAAATCATAGGTTGATTATTGAATGTGTATGGCCCATTCTGCAGAATCATGGCCTGATCCTCCATTGTATCAAACATAAATGCGAAATACTCATCATCGTGCAGAAAAAACCTTCGGAGTATCTATTAATTTTCAAAACCCATATGCAAACTTTAACATTTCCTTAAAGCAGGGTTACCACTTACCACCCAATACGAATCCAATAAGAGCAGTTTCTCATTCCTGACATTGTTGTTTAAGTTTCATAGGATTTAAGTTGACTATCTTAAGACCATCTCTTACCACAGGGGGGAAAGAATTTCAGTTGCATACTTTGTTGTTTCGATCTGTTTCCGTTGACTATATCTGCCATGGTTGGGGAAGGCCCAATAGTACTAGTAGAGAATTCCAGCTTTCTAGCAGCTGTATGTGTATCCACTCTCTTCTCCATAACTGGCatagcttcatcttcctcaatcGGCGTAGTTTCGTGGATTTTCTGCAGCGGTGGTACCTTAGAGGCACTGGCACTAAATTCGTACCCAATCATAATTAAGACGGACGGAGTAATAGTCAGTACAGTATGCTTAACCAAGTGACCAAGTCAACAGCGTGGAATTCCTTTTGGTCATATTATTCACTTCATCTCTATCCCTTTACTTAGATGACATTTGTCTAACAACTTAGATCAATCACTTTTATCAAAATTCCTCAAAAGCTTCCGTGTTCTTCACGTCCAAATTAAAGCCTATTAGGTGCATGACTGACGAATAACAATTGAGTAATAATTAAAAGGGATTAGCAAATGATGAGTAATATTTTGGAAAAAATTTCTTCCTCAAAGCACTTTTAGAAgtactttaaaaaaaatacattgaAGTATTTTTTAAAAGTATGGTCAAATACTAATTGttgctcaaaaatattttttaaattaattagtcaaaaacaaattgcttctcaccaaaagtacttgtAATAAAAacgcttttaaaaaaaatatttctcgaAATAAGCTAATTTTAGAAGATTGGCCTAAAAGACTACTAGTATGCTGCAGCTAGTCAATTCTAATTACCCGACATTGGACGTTGATTGCAAGAAACTATCATCTTCTCCTTGTATATTTTGTTCTCTTTTTCCTTTCAAGTTCAAGGGCATTTATTGGTTCGCAATCGCTTGGCAGTCAATTGTTGTTTTTTCTTCTAACATATCTAAATTCATCTATTCATTTCTTAGTTTTTACTAACGCGTGGTGTTTTTAGACAACATGCCAGTGAGGCGTGCAGCTTATTTGAAAGAAGAAACTAcagtaaattcttttttttttttacctgtCAAGAGACAGAAGCCTTAAAGAACTTCTCTTCTATAAACCTTCTTTGTATGACCTTCTGTAAGCTCCGAAACAGtttcaaatcaaaataaaaggCTAAAAAGAAAGTCAAATAAGAAAGCTATATTCTTCGTCGTGAGAGTCTAGCTTTCAGTTAGCAAAGAAGGAAGGAGGCAAAGCAAGACTTTCTTTTTATTCTTTAAGAGTGAAAAAGGAAAAGCAAACGAATCTAAGCGGGGTGGTGTTCGATACCAGTATATATCAAGATATATCTTTTCTCATACGCATGCAAGACTCAAAACTGAAATCAGAGCGGAAAAAAAATATTCATCTCATCTTTTGTGATAACTACTATAAATTCCTAATAACAAGATATATTCTCTGTTTAATTTTTTAACACTTAAATTCAGTAAGTGACTTGCAAATTTCTATCAAAATCAACACTGTGACGTGTGAACCATTACGCAATAACAAATTAATTGTATTTGCTTGCAAATATCTACCAAAGTTTTATAAATTTAGAAATTTACATATACCAAAGTTTTTGTTAATTTATAATTAatggtaattaactaattaagtaCTATGACCTAGGTTTACTAGGCTTTTTAGGGTAGTGGGGTTATCATGAATGTGATAAAGAAAGAATGCTTTGAAATGGATTAAATCCAAAGATGGACCTGAACATCATTATCAAGGGATGGGAATTAGAATAATACTATTAGACTGCAAGTCAAATGGTTAATTATAATAAGGAAGAGGAACTTTTATTGGTCAATTTGTATTATTTCAATGAAACTTACTTAATTAGCCACAActtaagaaaattgtttaaccaTACATGTGTATGTACATTCATGATCAAGCCCAAATATCAATTAAGTAAGGTTACAATAGAATTACCAAATACATAAAACTCACTTACTACTTTTTACTTTTTACATTTTGGAAATTACATGACCTCTTGATATCGAAATTAAATATACACAACGTTTCCAAAGCAACTAAATTAAATAAAGTGAATCAAGTTGATATTTCTAATACTACGTGATCTCGGGTGTATTCCCTACCAAAAGCATCCATTTGCAACGAATAACAGTTCTTTGTCGTAATGCAATGAACTAGAGAGAAAAATATCTAATTATTAGAGCTGACTAGTGACGAATATCAATGATTTATCCACAAATAAATATTACAATCAATAAAACAGGCAGTGTATGAGTACATAGATTATTTCAACTGAAAAATAATAGCTTTAGCGTGCTAAATTGTAATCCATTTACTGATTTAGCGGAATAGGGTGTATTGCCACAAGCCttaaatcattttttttaaagtaCCAAATATTTATTCAATAGCCAAGTCAAAATAGAGTTACATCAGGAAATATATATCTTTGATATTAAATAAATAGCATTAGAACAAAGATCAAAAGCTAAATATGAAGATAAATTTCAAGTTTCACGAGTTGCTTGCTTTAGCCGAGCAAAAGGATCAACTGCTTTATTAATATCCCCTACTTTAATTGAAGGACAAATTATGAAATTGATTCTTTAAAGACAATCAACCTCAAATAAAAATATCAAATACAGCCAATTTAAGTATTTCGTTATCATTTTATTAATATTTAAGCCTTCGAAGTTCGAACCATGAAACGGCTTCGTGAGGGAGAAATTAATTTCAGCACAACAGGTTCAGACCATAAGAAATTAAATTTACCTCCTTGCTAGTTATTAATTAAAAAAGactaagagggtgtttggctaagcttataagctggttaaactggcttataaacactttttggcttatctacgtgtttggtaaaattaaaagtgcttataagccaaaaataagccaaaagtcataagttggtctcccccaacatatcaaatttcagcttataagcactttaggtttgaccaaaatatttactattctatccctaaaatacttctttttaaaacacaACTCTTCGTATACCGAGTTCTTCAACTGCTTATTATTTATTTCAGCACATCTATCCAAACAagtaactgcttattttttaaataagCTTCAGCACTTAAAAATACTTTTCAGCACCTAATACTTATCAACTAATCCAAATCAGCTAAGTCAAACGGGCTCTAAGTAAAACAGAAGCTTCCGTTTCTAAAAACTTCTCTAGAACTATGGTACATTTCGGgactttttcatatatatatatatataaacttattTATCCGGTTTATTTAAGTTCTTTTATTTACAGAAAGTAACTAAagtttttacaaaatatatacaaatccgattaaaatctacaatttatctacaacttaaatacaatttttttgGTACAAAATCCGGtcaaaaacttcagtttaaatacAATTTGTATGCAATTATGTTAGTCGTAAATATTTTTTACGCCGTTTCTACATTCAACATACAAAATATACACAGTTTATTTATGTATTattcttcaagtttcaatttgAAATTCTAACTAAAACCACCTAGAATCTTCACCAAATTCAATCAAAATGAGATATAAACTTCAAAGTATATTTCCAATCATTTGCGACAACACTAATTCACATCCAAACAAATAACAATTTCCCAGAATTTGattttcgaattcaaagcttctaAAGTTTCTAATAGTTGTCAATGGAGTTTAAACTCATGTATACACGATCTAATTCAGTTTAATTTCAGTTATACCGCCAATCAATTTCGTTTAGTCCCAAGCACCACTCTTGTGGACAATGTCTTGTTTATtcataaaaaagaaaaactttcgaTATCCCTTTTTGGGTCTTCACGTATGTATTCTATAGTTTTGAACTAGTTGAATCTTCTTTTTTTATCATTCTTCAAAGCTTCAAGCGTGTTCATCTTTAAAAGCCGAACCGAAGAGGAATTGAGAGAGAAATATATatacaaagaagaaaaatagagaaGAATAAAGTCTAAAATGGGTAAGATTGGAGTTTGATATATTACTTTATATATAATTAGCAAATTATATGTGTTAATGTAATTACCTCTCTATAAGGGGGGGAAATTTACAAGATaatatagataggtaaaaattccATTTCTAATTATGGCCCCAACCTCTAGGGTGTAAAAATAGTTATTCCATACCTTTGAATTACAATATGGACGTAAAACATCAtaccttttgctttttctttttcttttttaggctCATGAAGTGCGCCTCTGGAGTTGTAATGTCTACCTGAAATAGTTAATACtaacatcttcttcttctcaaacgTAAGACTTCTATTTAAGTGGTTTTTAGATTAAATATTCTTGGGAAATCTTTTGAAGTGGTTTATTGATGGGATTTCTAGAATTGCTTACTTTTATTTGGTCTGTAACTGCTAGTCTCTATTTACAACATCATTTTATATATACCTAAGTTCAAatatttcttgttttattttattgtttaatAATTGATAATTTCAGTTCCTATATATCCTCCAAATTAAAAAGAGGGAGTGAGAGGCGGCCTAATAATCTGTTCGGTAAGATTGGATTTGATAGTCGATTAATTTTCGAACAAAGACACTCCTACTCTTATTTACCTTTCTCCTTTCTTAGTAGGGGAAGGACCGCTGTCGGCGGGGATGGTATGGCATAAACATATAAATGTAATTCAACATGGATACATGTCAATATATTCTTATTGATTGGTTGTGACTTgtgagaaataaaataaaaacagaaattatgtgattttatttaaatattaattAGTATTCTGTGCTTGTAACAGAAAAGAAAACTAACCTCTAAATTCATACGGGACTATGACATTTGATCCGAAAGTTTCACAGGGTCGGTGGCCTTAAgtggtatttttccttttttattataGCATTAATCACGcctattaatttttttattttttactggATATGGATTGTAGAAATAAAACAAGTTTTTGAAACATCGTGTTTGGAAGAAAACATTCCAAGGAAAATTCCTTCTTTCGGATTATTTTTTTTTAGAGAAAGGCAAACGCCTTTTCCCTCGTGAAAAACAGATTCATCGTACAAATAATGCTTTCTTTTTCCATAAAAAAGTTGTCTGAAATTTTCCACACTATGCCTGCCTGCGTTGTAATTTGAGTTGTCTTTCTCTGCCGTGTTTGGCCCAAACTTTTTCATTTCGTGGATCTCATATGTACAGCTTCTAAATGATTCGTGTTGAGTTGGGATCATTCAACTTaagtttccttcttctttttttttaataatttcttCAACTTAAGTTAACGCTACTCAAACAGATTTTGTTTTAGGTATAGTTTGAGTGTGACtttaattaattgaaataatTGAGGATTCTTTGTCATTagttttgctttattggtgtctTAATAAATTATTACGATTTCACTTAATATTCCATCAACTTTGATTATGAATCACACCCGCGCTATAAGAATATGCAATaacaaaccttttttttttttttaatattttctcTCTCCCTTATAtttctctctcttttcctttgtccTGCCCAATAAATAAAGGCAGCCTCTTCTTTTTCTTATGACAAATCGTTAGTAATTTAATATTAGTTTGGTAAAAAAGATTATATACtttgttgtattatttttttttttgggaagaaaattgcTCATTTTCTCTATATATCAGTTCATGATTAGATACTAAATTTAGATGTATAGAGATTATACTAGCTTTCAATTACTCAATCTCTAAGCATTTAGGCGTTGTCGTTTCgtaatacaaaaaaataatacaTAAACTTTCAATTACTCTAAAGTTCATGGGCGAAGCCACAATGTTGGTTACGGGTTCGGCCGAACTAAGTAGCTTTTATTCAAACTATGTATATTGTattaagaaattcaataaatacgtacaaattattaatttaaaacccAATAACTTAAAATAATTATAATCCCCAACCCATAATGTTCAAATCCTAATCCCGCCTCTTCTAAAGTTCTCCTCTCGGTGCGTTTGATAAGAACAAGTGTGCTATAATTGGAACGAGAGTGagttgggggattttattttgaGAAGCACAAAAATATTTGGAATAAAGTTGTAAGATTATTGGTCATACCAAAACTTTTTTACAAGTTGAAAATTCTAAAGTCTTTTGTAAGTTATAGATCACTCAAAACAACTACTAGTACAAGCCTTGCTGCTTCTAATCTCTTTCCATGTTTTCCACAAAGCTCATTCCTCCACAGATTCATGTCATTTGACCAAGTCATAAGTCAAGTCATACATTTTGTATTTGTAACAAGGAAATTTGATTGTACTCCATCCGTCTGATATTATGGGTCGTGTTCTTTTTATACATTTCTTACGAAATATTAATTAGGAAAGAGATTGGACTCTTCTACCCTTATTTATGTCATAAGATATAATCTCTCTTCATTGAATAATTATTCTATTTATGTGCTATCTCCATCTCCAAAACAATCATTACTAaggataaaaaagaaaaaaaatcaattttctcttgaacttttaaaaataatttgagataattataCGACTGTTCATATGAGACGGAGAGACTAACTAGTACCATATACTCAATCAGAAAagtaaaacgcctactcataatCACTCTCTTAAATTGCGATTAATTTCATTAAAGGCATCTTTAATTTAATAAAACCCCAAAAATTACTCGGCCTCCGGTCAACATTTGCCAACCTAATCCAAAAAGAATtagtaaaaagagaaaaaaaaacatgctCCTACATGTACATTCTGACCagacatttgcatctatacccgctttttgtgtcatgttttaacttgtgtccgctttgcaaaaaaaattacaagcatacccgttttttcgcataacttcagcatacggggctgaaatAGCAAAAAgtaatcacgcaaaacttcagcattttagtagacggacctgaagtagcaagtgtgctgaaatttttgttttgtaactggcgaacttcagctttagagctgaagattttgttttgtaactggcgagtttttgttttgtaactgtcgaattAGTTAACCTAGATACTAATAACTCCTTTGATTATCCTTCGTGTTGATGAGTACTGCTTTCTCCATATTGTGATGATTTCGTAGCAATAATTTTCTCGTGATATCAAATTGACTCGTCTTTATTATTTATTGCTCTTAATTAAGCCGCAAATCTCTGCATAATAATCAGAGTTTGGAAAAACGGCATATACTACTCTAATAGAGAAACGGACGAAGCACAATATTTACACCATTATATGTTGTTCCATTTAGAAGGATATCCAGCTGTAATGGATCCAATATATTTTCTGCTTAGCTGAGATTCTCTGGTATATGATTCGAGAGAGTTGCAAAGCAAGGAGGAGGAAAAAGGGgctgaaattatttaaaaaatagatacaaattaaaaattttaaaaaaatagatataAATTAAATGGACACTACCAAATAGGGCgtccgtgcaatttttactttgTTACTCGTCGACTTGTGTTCCATGAAATTCAGCAAGTGGGACCCACATTGCCACGTGTACAATAAAATCCAGTAAGTACACCTCTTTTAGCTTCTGTTCACTGTTTCTAGCTTTTAGCCTTTTTCAACACCAGCTAAAACTGCAAAaaccttttctctttttatttttcacaTACATACACCACAACTGTGTATTTTTCTCCTCCTTTTCTCTCTACAGATGACTGAGGGATTCTCAAAAATACATAGATGACGACGCCCTCAGCCGCCGTCATCACCGTCGTCGTCACCCTAGTAAACATCGTTAATTATGCTCAAGCTTTGGGTGGCTCCGCCACCACTCTCGCGGTCGTCTACGGCGGTCCCACCACAATCTGCGGCATAGTTGCTAACCAATCAATCCATAGAATCCAATGCTGGAGAGAAGGAGAATTAACGTCCACATCCATTTCACCGGACGTCTCCTTCAGCTTCATCGCCGGCGGCGTCGGCGGCTTCACCGCCGTCCGCAAGGGTGGTTCCACCCTCCTCTACTGGAATAGCACCACTTACATCCCCAAACGGCTGTATTTCAGTTACTCAACCTTGTTAACGACCGTTACAATGGGTGACACACAAATTTGCGCCATAACAAACCATACCACCCAAAATGCTACTACCTGCTGGAGAGGCGATTCCTATTCGGCCCAACAGCCAAATGGGTCGGCCCAATTTACATCAATCTCATCTGGGTTTGGATTTTCGTGTGGAGTTTTAAAAAGTTCAAACAGAGTCGTCTGTTGGGGAAATAATAGTAGTATCGCTTCAGATATCCAGTCAGCTTTCGCTAATGAAACAATGGTGAACATATTCGCCGGCGGAAGACACGCGTGTGGGATGAACACTACCGGTTTTGTTATTTGCAAAGGTGATAATAATAATGGTCAGTTGAACGTTCCTTCTAATTTAGCTTACGAGTATTTTGGATTAGCTTTGGGGTTGAATCATACTTGTGGAATTCGGAGTATGAATCATACAGTGGTGTGTTGGGGTGGTAACGGTGAATTTTCAAGTAATGTTATAGGAGCAGTTTCTTTTGAATCAGTTGTTGCGGGTGTAAATTTTACGTGTGGATTGACAACGAGCAATTTTTCAGTGGTGTGTTGGGGGCCAGGTTGGAGTAGTAGTTTGTATCCTCAAGGAGCTGCACTTCCTTTTCCAATGATTTTGCCAGGTCCATGTGTACAAAGCAATTGTACTTGTGGTATATATCCTCAATCTCAAAATCTCTGTTTTGGAAATGGTAATATTTGTAGGCCTTGTGATTTCTCTATTTTAGCACCACCTACTTCACCACCGCAAGTACGGCAGCCGCTGCCGCCAGCGGTAGTGCCTTCACCGCCTTCTAGAAGGCTAAGAAGGGGTTTATTGGCTTTTGCTGTTGTTGGATCAGTGGGGGGTTTTGCAGGGATTtgtgcttttatttattttctctGGGCTGCTGGTTGTTTTGGAAAGAAGAAAGTTCATAATTCAGTTCAACCTACTAT
This sequence is a window from Nicotiana sylvestris chromosome 3, ASM39365v2, whole genome shotgun sequence. Protein-coding genes within it:
- the LOC104213189 gene encoding putative serine/threonine-protein kinase-like protein CCR3, yielding MTTPSAAVITVVVTLVNIVNYAQALGGSATTLAVVYGGPTTICGIVANQSIHRIQCWREGELTSTSISPDVSFSFIAGGVGGFTAVRKGGSTLLYWNSTTYIPKRLYFSYSTLLTTVTMGDTQICAITNHTTQNATTCWRGDSYSAQQPNGSAQFTSISSGFGFSCGVLKSSNRVVCWGNNSSIASDIQSAFANETMVNIFAGGRHACGMNTTGFVICKGDNNNGQLNVPSNLAYEYFGLALGLNHTCGIRSMNHTVVCWGGNGEFSSNVIGAVSFESVVAGVNFTCGLTTSNFSVVCWGPGWSSSLYPQGAALPFPMILPGPCVQSNCTCGIYPQSQNLCFGNGNICRPCDFSILAPPTSPPQVRQPLPPAVVPSPPSRRLRRGLLAFAVVGSVGGFAGICAFIYFLWAAGCFGKKKVHNSVQPTITATTTSNGGQVSSSSPVSRSSTLRRQGSRLMRRQRSGTSSKHADRAEEFLFSDLVAATNNFSLENKIGAGSFGVVYKGKLPDGREVAIKRGETGPRTKKFQEKESAFDSELAFLSRLHHKHLVRLVGYCEERDERLLVYEYMKNGALFDHLHDKNNVEKSNSIVNSWKIRIKIALDAARGIEYLHNYAVPPIIHRDIKSSNILIDANWIARVSDFGLSLMGPESHRDYSRPMKAAGTVGYIDPEYYGLNVLTAKSDVYGLGVVLLELLTGKRAIFKSEEENGGAPMSVVDFAVPAIMAGELTKILDNRVGTPEPNEVEAVELVAYTAMHCVHLEGKDRPTISDIVSNLERALAAFDDSHGSISSGPISFVSD